In Amaranthus tricolor cultivar Red isolate AtriRed21 chromosome 3, ASM2621246v1, whole genome shotgun sequence, a single window of DNA contains:
- the LOC130809484 gene encoding histone H3.2 — protein sequence MARTKQTARKSTGGKAPRKQLATKAARKSAPATGGVKKPHRFRPGTVALREIRKYQKSTELLIRKLPFQRLVREIAQDFKTDLRFQSSAVAALQEAAEAYLVGLFEDTNLCAIHAKRVTIMPKDIQLARRIRGERA from the coding sequence ATGGCACGTACCAAGCAAACCGCCAGAAAATCCACTGGAGGCAAAGCTCCAAGGAAGCAGCTAGCTACCAAGGCCGCCAGAAAGTCAGCCCCAGCCACCGGCGGAGTCAAGAAGCCTCACAGATTCAGGCCTGGAACTGTTGCTCTTCGTGAGATCAGGAAATACCAAAAGAGCACTGAACTTCTCATCCGTAAGCTTCCATTCCAGAGACTTGTAAGAGAAATCGCTCAAGATTTCAAGACTGATCTCCGATTCCAAAGCTCTGCTGTTGCTGCTCTTCAAGAAGCTGCGGAGGCGTACTTGGTTGGTCTTTTTGAAGATACTAACCTATGCGCTATTCACGCTAAGAGGGTGACTATTATGCCTAAGGATAT